One stretch of Camelus bactrianus isolate YW-2024 breed Bactrian camel chromosome 19, ASM4877302v1, whole genome shotgun sequence DNA includes these proteins:
- the R3HDML gene encoding peptidase inhibitor R3HDML: MSLLPGTVGLAGLFFWAGQTMNTLMPNATLALAQTKGTTVWPLSGLGVPRYLWKRHISARDMNALLDYHNHIRASVHPPAANMEFMVWDEQLARSAEAWATQCIWSHGPPQLMRYVGQNLSIHSGRYRSVVDLVKSWSEEKRNYSFPAPRDCTPHCPWRCSGPVCSHYTQMVWASSNRLGCAIHTCSSIKVWGSTWHQAVYLVCNYAIKGNWIGEAPYKMGRPCSACPPSYQGSCNRNMCFSGLKFNRLPRI; the protein is encoded by the exons ATGTCCCTGCTGCCTGGCACCGTGGGCTTGGCAGGCCTGTTCTTCTGGGCAGGCCAGACAATGAACACCTTGATGCCCAATGCCACCCTGGCACTGGCCCAGACCAAGGGCACAACTGTATGGCCCCTGAGTGGCCTGGGGGTGCCCAGGTACCTGTGGAAGCGCCACATCTCCGCCCGGGACATGAATGCCTTACTGGATTATCACAACCACATCCGGGCCAGCGTGCACCCACCTGCTGCCAACATGGAGTTTATG GTCTGGGATGAGCAGCTGGCCAGGTCTGCTGAGGCCTGGGCCACCCAGTGCATTTGGTCCCACGGGCCCCCACAGCTGATGAGATACGTGGGCCAGAACCTCTCCATCCATTCTGGCCG gTACCGCTCGGTGGTGGATCTCGTGAAGTCTTGGTCTGAGGAGAAGCGAAATTACTCGTTTCCGGCCCCGAGGGACTGCACCCCGCACTGCCCCTGGCGCTGCAGTGGCCCCGTCTGCTCCCACTATACCCAG ATGGTGTGGGCATCCTCCAATCGGCTGGGCTGTGCCATCCACACCTGTAGCAGCATCAAGGTCTGGGGCAGCACCTGGCACCAGGCTGTGTACCTGGTCTGCAACTACGCCATTAA GGGTAACTGGATCGGCGAGGCACCGTACAAGATGGGGAGGCCGTGTTCCGCCTGCCCGCCCAGCTACCAAGGCAGCTGCAACAGGAACATGTGCTTCTCTGGGCTCAAGTTCAACCGGCTCCCGCGGATCTGA